In Cydia fagiglandana chromosome 3, ilCydFagi1.1, whole genome shotgun sequence, the following are encoded in one genomic region:
- the LOC134680367 gene encoding uncharacterized protein LOC134680367, which produces MAKPLQKERENRSAEKKDPTFHAYTITPESAHTSILLLESTEPEILCQTLRAITKFSAQDIQNRNMLFNLNAIHYILPHVEHSELNIRRFALKALAQLCQLPRGPEQVLVDPQNLRKIAYMLVKIEDVFVLEFASLVLSELTREPLGCEQLVSANILNSLFSRMKNSLDPDVQKNCLQILSHLLDDPVCATEVTKSHLFSWPSILPHMQSKYLAIQKVAFRTVDQLICRYNDEAVQKTFRSSTGVLDLCDILESHEFQDVHTVVLNVLKNYVETEENASHVYQSGCVLRLLSYLESAPLTMKPYCLAVLTKISFSSSGRDALYETGTDLIFCQQLAGSNVALLADAAMGVANMTKLWDSAVRMADTQIIEALCAILSDDAAVWFYTKMNALLALAALCLKIPKAAHSLVEPKMFAALRNINKKFKDNPIEAQRLVVQCYINLQTYNVAIKAMLNVDFFQEMINILQRIDISLKKNACNVLTGLMVEPVAKDLFTRCKGEEMVSTNLHIKHVGFNTALCILITASVTDEGADVYLRLGTVHFMVENRLARYVVGAWEPALEAIFRHHPSAKLAYTGQLDINDFTQEGFYVQKRLSTPFPTIQQLKDKPPPHEDPVFISLFQPPVPESGAVSGIDVGHRNPSRGKSLFLTTSPSMRMRLPPPDDINLREYLLQQRLWFGDPTKSLRYIDTNIEDAQKVRYTEKCDNVSTSLKERAQLLAEFVVEQMCGTTQEKDCTMPSVALHLSDLMNELDSCVIGLGWVRCGGALERAVLYKVLADRVGLPCALHRRSSAHAWCEVAVPELGPANKMEEGNYPAGLLRANYVVDLMVKPGRLLPLGGEDARRVCGCDPSQPRYTSRAATGCFCKPETLKRR; this is translated from the exons aTGGCAAAGCCTTTGCAAAAGGAAAGAGAAAATCGGTCGGCGGAGAAGAAAGACCCAACTTTCCATGCGTATACGATAACACCGGAGAGTGCTCACACTTCGATACTGCTTTTGGAGTCTACTGAACCGGAGATACTATGTCAg ACACTTCGAGCGATAACAAAGTTCTCTGCTCAAGATATTCAGAACCGCAACATGCTATTCAATCTGAACGCGATCCACTACATCTTACCACACGTAGAACACAGTGAGCTAAATATTCGCAG GTTCGCACTAAAAGCTCTAGCGCAGCTCTGCCAACTGCCGCGCGGCCCGGAACAAGTGCTGGTAGACCCGCAGAACTTGAGGAAGATTGCATACATGTTGGTGAAG ATAGAAGATGTATTCGTCCTAGAATTTGCATCACTAGTTCTATCAGAGCTGACCAGAGAACCTCTCGGTTGCGAACAACTGGTGTCAGCCAATATCCTGAACAGCCTTTTCTCGAGGATGAAGAACAGTCTTGACCCTGATGTGCAGAAGAATTGCCTGCAG ATTCTCAGCCACTTACTAGACGACCCGGTCTGTGCTACGGAAGTAACCAAGAGCCACCTATTCAGTTGGCCCTCAATCCTACCACATATGCAAAGCAAATACCTGGCCATACAAAAAGTAGCATTTAGGACGGTGGATCAGCTGATCTGTCGGTACAATGATGAGGCAGTCCAGAAGACTTTTAGATCTTCCACGGGGGTGTTGGATCTTTGTGATATTTTAGAG tcGCACGAGTTCCAAGACGTTCACACGGTGGTGTTAAACGTTCTCAAGAACTATGTCGAAACCGAAGAGAACGCGTCTCATGTATACCAGTCTGGGTGTGTTCTGCGGCTGCTGTCATACTTGGAGTCGGCGCCGCTGACGATGAAGCCCTACTGCTTGGCTGTGCTCACCAAGATATCCTTCTCTTCTAGCGGCAGAGAC GCTCTATACGAGACGGGAACAGACCTGATCTTCTGCCAACAACTCGCCGGATCCAACGTGGCTCTGCTGGCTGATGCGGCGATGGGTGTCGCCAACATGACCAAGCTGTGGGACTCTGCAGTGCGCATGGCCGACACCCAGATTATCGAGGCCCTTTGTG CGATACTAAGCGACGACGCAGCGGTGTGGTTCTACACCAAAATGAACGCGCTACTGGCACTGGCCGCTCTCTGTTTGAAGATCCCGAAAGCGGCACACAGTCTCGTGGAGCCGAAGATGTTTGCAGCTCTGAGGAATATTAACAAAAAGT TTAAAGACAACCCAATAGAAGCACAGCGTCTGGTCGTGCAGTGCTACATTAATCTCCAGACTTACAACGTTGCCATTAAAGCCATGCTCAATGTCGACTTCTTTCAAGAGATGATTAACATCTTGCAG CGCATTGATATCAGTTTAAAGAAGAATGCTTGCAACGTGCTAACTGGTCTCATGGTCGAGCCAGTCGCAAAAGATTTGTTCACCCGCTGCAAGGGCGAGGAG ATGGTGTCAACGAATCTGCACATCAAACACGTCGGGTTTAACACCGCGTTGTGCATTCTCATCACAGCCAGCGTGACGGATGAAGGAGCGGATGTGTATCTACGTCTTGGCACTGTGCATTT TATGGTTGAAAACCGTTTAGCAAGATACGTGGTGGGTGCCTGGGAGCCCGCCCTGGAGGCAATCTTCCGGCACCATCCCTCCGCTAAGCTGGCTTATACTGGACAACTGGATATAAACGACTTTACTCAG GAAGGCTTCTACGTTCAAAAGCGGCTGTCCACTCCGTTTCCCACCATCCAGCAGTTGAAGGACAAACCACCGCCCCACGAGGACCCAGTGTTCATATCCCTGTTCCAACCCCCAGTCCCCGAATCCGGGGCCGTTTCTGGCATCGATGTCGGACATCGGAATCCGT CCCGCGGTAAATCGTTATTTCTTACGACTTCCCCCTCGATGAGAATGCGGCTGCCGCCCCCCGATGATATCAACTTACGAGAATATCTGCTTCAGCAGCGACTTTGGTTTGGCGATCC AACAAAATCTCTACGTTATATCGACACAAACATAGAAGACGCACAGAAAGTGAG ATATACAGAAAAATGTGACAATGTTTCCACGTCGCTAAAGGAAAGAGCGCAGTTGCTAGCCGAATTTGTGGTGGAGCAGATGTGTGGAACAACCCAAGAGAAGGACTGTACCATGCCCTCCGTGGCCCTGCACCTATCAGACTTAATG AATGAACTGGATTCTTGTGTGATAGGCCTGGGATGGGTCCGCTGCGGTGGCGCGTTGGAGAGAGCAGTTTTATACAAG GTATTGGCTGACCGCGTCGGCTTGCCGTGTGCGCTACACAGGCGAAGCAGCGCGCATGCTTGGTGCGAAGTCGCTGTTCCTGAGCTGGGCCCG GCAAATAAGATGGAGGAAGGAAACTACCCTGCAGGCTTACTCCGCGCTAACTACGTGGTGGACCTGATGGTGAAACCGGGACGGCTGCTGCCGCTAGGGGGGGAGGACGCGAGACGTGTGTGCGGGTGTGATCCCTCGCAGCCCCGTTATACGTCGCGTGCGGCTACGGGATGCTTCTGCAAGCCGGAGACGCTAAAAAGACGCTAA